tcttcctgatgatggatggcgtgacaaccttcttaagggattgactccgtttttgatttttcttttgtttttagtagtttatagttaagggtacctcaagcaaagattcacttgggcctaacacatttgcctctgatcccatggtcaaagacaagtggttgtgtttaggatggtgaaagtagtgaccttgagactcttgttttgaccaaacaaacatcatgtggtctttcgggactattgtgtgcttaatcgtgtctaaggttgttgtgggcccctaACTCTATGTCTtcagcaatccttgagtgtgtgtggtgagaaatctaATTGTGAGTctaagtcccgagccaatggtctagaacttgccatgaatgtttgttgaggcgaaagtttgagtgaaatttgacttgagaagtgattacaggctctccttgatccaaataatagTCGAACAATTTCATAGCCTAtcaatgatataatccctagctaatatttttgagccttaaacttttttctttcaagaaccaatgctacaagcctatacctgttctaaattataccctctcttagcacccaaatcgtcccttgagtaatggcaaaagtctaagtttggggggggagagacaagaaaggaaacaaagtggtaaaagttacaaaagcaaaaggaaaggaaggcaataaaaaatcaaaaagaaagcccaatgtgcaaagaataaaacggaattcaagaaaaacaaagtgaaaaaggtatgggaaaaagtagaaaaagaagaaatgctttgaattgcataagaaagagtgacaatgtgtctctctaaccccttgaaaagaagtgaaatactcaaagagtcaaaaaGAATTGTGctaaaatgaatcaaaagaagtactTAAGGGAAGATAGAacccatatagaccaacaacttttcctaccctgaaccaaaagccttcacattgactccacaaaagctCTATATGATCTTTagttggatgacgctcgcattagtagatacttacatgagggtcaagcatatggtacttagagccggacttgtgacctttccttgagagagacaagtgaattcccattaaccttggtttgtgtgcttatactttaaaaggtgaggtttgcttagggagagttgacgatgtgtgagtttgggttccacagcgaccaaagttattgagagagttctttgatgtaatgagtaaattcttgatgctcttgtgtcacacttgatccatagtttttcaaagtttaaattttgttaatgatccatttgtattgagggcaattgttagtcccaattgatgcttattgaggttactttaggacagctggaattacttagattttcctttaaggagtgagtcttattttgtttgcttgaggacaagcaaaggtttaagtttgggggagttgataagttaagattttaacatattttatgaccctacttgcctatgctttgatcatatattgttacaaaatagccctaaaaggctcacaagttgtgcttgattgcaggtttgatcgacaaagtgataaaatgtcaaagatcgactaaaaaaggagtgaaacctgctcaagtatcaaagaccaagaaatttaagGAAAGAAGACCTAGTGCGGACCACGCAAAGTTGAATGCGGTcacactaggtggttcagagagttggtaaaccaggctagaggcaacgcggccgcggtacacatctcgcggtccgcggtgaaggctctacgaccgcactactcttttgtgcggcccgtgatcatgagattcagagagatgaaagtttgAAAAGCCAATGCCATGCAGTCCGCGGTCGTGATTGCGCGAACCGCTCCATCTCCCTCCgaggccgcggtccattctacgcggtccgcggagtccaagttcagagaagcaaaagtcaaagtcaaagggcccagtgcggccgcggtccatttagtaCGGCCCACACTGACCCCGCGGGGGggatttttgtccagttttttccagcctagtataaatagaacattttactattttttggtCATCTTTTGTATTCAGACGTGAGCTGTGCTCCTGAGAACgatatttgtagccatttttggcacttttgatttacatttacgatagattcttgtagtttaattttaacaattaattaatatgtttacttcttcatctatttcttcaatttctttatctagcatgagtagctaaacccattagctagggttgtggctcaaccctagtgtgggtaattgatgggtgttgccatctagtgttagattgactatggtgtttgctatttgggttgattttatgttctaatctagaattggtggttgcaaacactgattcaagctttgtgggtttaactcttcttgagaaagagagtctatgatcccaaaattgacccaacaaggaattgggatggactcatgagaaatgatagtcccaattaacgggttaaacctcgagagagtaattaccttacttgaaccctagttgcttggtctaatttgcctacccatttggtctcgagagagtcaattggaaaaatcactctctctactgagaggtgtgagagtgggtaaaattgtgcaacggttatagcataagccccaattatgtcaatcgaaccttagcaACATCTACCCgacaattagccacctaggtagtgtcacgaccctagtgcccttcgtCCCATTAGAtgcaacttagcaatattctcatagcataatttagtgttaattaatagttttataaaaatagttataattcgaaaacccaaaaatgtttgaagtgacattaggagtacaaacacatctctaggctagacagacgatccaactccactactaggtccctgaggaaatcgatcccggccctcatattgggtaaaagctattgcgacccgctcttcctaccttagtgtagcgtcgagttggcagcgatcaagTATCaaggcgatccatcccatgtgttagatttcagtactgtctagttggacaaggacttgtcctatgaggaggagccgatagatATTCTAGACCGGCATTCATCAGTTGAGAAcctgagatcgaagagttttccttctgttcgtgttcaatggaaatgtcagcctgttgaggcatcgacctgggagtctgagtccgatatgtggagtcgttatccccatcttttctccgactcaggtacttccttcttatgtccgttcgaggacgaatggttgttttagaggtggagaatgtgatgatccaaaaggtcatcacttgttttagaaataaattatgtGTTCAAAGGCCTTAAAACCTCATTTTTATCTCACACACATCGAggtgcgtgcacagtccgggcgcgtgtccaaaaagccattttgtgaaaatatatgaaaatggtgaattttgcttttaaaatgaatttaggttgacttcggtcaagattttgggtaaacgggcctagacccatgatttgacggtcccggagggttcgtaggaaaatatgggacttgggcgtatacccggaatcaaattccgaggtctcaagcccgagaaataaatttttaaagaaaattattttctggaatatatatgaatTTTTGGAGATGAAAtatatttgaaattgatggtatcaggcccgtattttagttctggaGCCCGATACAAGTTTGAAATATTAATTAGGTTGAATATGTAAAATTTAGTAAAGATCGgtattggtttggtataaaacggacttaaagttgagaaattataaattttggtattcttgaatgatttcatgaatttgagatttaattcatagttgttgatgttattttgatgatttgatagcACGAGCAAATCCGTAcgatgtttttaggttagtgtgcatgtttggtttggagacccgagggctcgggtgagttttggataggctacggagtgaaattgaacttaggaagttgcaggtttCAGTCGATGTgtgttgcaggctctgatctcgcaattgcgaggccaggtgtcgcaattgcgaagtatgcCCTAGCTAGcattgctcgcaaatgcgaaaacccCCAGAAGTCCCCATTGTCGCAAATGCAACTatcccatcgcaaatgcgagttcgcaattgcgaacatttatcgcaaatgcgagatcagcaGGTTTGAAGGGGTTCTCAATTGCGAATCTtggtcgcaattgcaacatctgcGACCTGGTTCATAATTTaaccgaaaatctttcattttttcaaactctttcaaaacataaactctcttgggcgatttttcaaagaaaagttcttcttcaaatcgattgtaagtcatttctaactcgttttcttcaatctttaacatctttttacatgatttcaactcaaaatcaagggttttcatggggaaaattgggtgttttggggagaacctaggtttttttcaaattttggggatttggacctcgatttgaagtCTGATTTcagaacaaattatatatttgggttcatgagtgaatgagtaatcgggttttgagcatttgggcccggggtcgatttttgactttttgggaaaaactttagaaaacctattttcatgcattggaattgattcatttagcatttattgatatagttaagtaacttgtggctagatacaagcgaattggtggtggaattaagaggtaaagcggtaaatgaggcttgaattgtgttcgtggcatcaaggtaagtgtttgttctaaccttagcttgggggattatgagttgtgtcctattttctatgtgttaattgttgagtacgacgtataggcatggtgacgagtatctatacgttggtgtcaagcatgcccgtgagtcttatactatgattactGTGATTCTGTCTATATTGTTCATGTCTTATgtaatgatttctattgttgagaaaggcttgtggaagtaatattggtatttgaacattgaagagcatTGGCTTAAGTTATAACATGATTTGAGGAAGTATAATTggtaattgaaccttatagagcattgactcaaattGTGAATTGGGTTGTGAAATAgatgtgaaaaagaaaagaggattatgatattctctcccttgcggggatgttgttgttttaatgttatctcccttgccgggatgttgttgttttattGTTATCTCCCGTGTCGGGATTTTGTTGTTTGATACTATTTTTCTTGCTGgaattttattgtgaatttgttgatttccttacccttattgctttgtgattgttgtttgggtgaggaatagtggtaaagcatgaagggtgatgccgtgtattattttggtgagagagtgttaaagcatgaagggtgatgtcgtgcatgatatttgtgagagagttttaatgcatgaagggtgatgccgtgccgcacgatgtaccattccgtgcctttATATGAGTGTTAATGCGCGAAGGATCAttctgtgccatgattatgtgaggtaaaaacacgaagggtgatgccgtgccgattttattgattttatggtgaggacgagagtaaaagcacgaagggtgatgtcgtgcacttgtctttgatttatcCTGATTTCTATTGATAATTGAGTTACggtgttctttacatttaactGTTGGTTTCTGTTGCTATTGTTGTCCCCCGCAACATGATTTCTCCCTTCCTGTCTTTAATTGTcatgttttgtttttattttcctctttgtatgatttaactgcacatgtttaattggtagtttggtcctagcctcgtcactactttgccgagatTAGGCTacgcatttaccagcacatgaggtcggttgtgctgatactatactctgtactgtgtgcagatcccggtactggagcctACGGACTatagctttgggttgctgccttcagtctattcggagatccgaggtagtcctgcaggcgtccgtaggccttggcgtctcctcctatccttttattctgtttcttttatatatttcagacaCAGTGTTGTAATAActctttcggacctttatttgtagtattcctagacagtctgtggaattgtgacaccagttttgggtagtTTATACATGGATTAGTATTGAcatctttattaaaatattacatttcaatcttccgcttattaaattccgttgtttatctaatgttggttattaattgttaaagggttaaaatgagaaaaaggtaaataattcaaatggtcgGCCTACCTAGTTTTCACtagtaggtgtcatcatgactacGGATAGTGataaatccgggtcgtgacactactaGTAGGAGATTGTATTACACGCACTGGTAGCCTCATGTCATAAGCGTTTATTATTTACGGTTTGAATGAGTATAAGTGTTCAATTGACAATTATTTAAGTTTGAGGATCGACATGAAAAAGTGGTGTAAATACATGTGCCATTTAGGCTATTCTGCCAAATAAAAAATTAGTGAATACCATTAAAAATTCTTAGATGAAGCAAAACACGAAGAAAATCAAAAGTGGTGAAAAACAAGTTAGTCCTTACATTGACGACACGCGCTAACATCTGAAcatcattctcttttttttttctttttttttccgtaTCTGAACATCACTCTGAAAATTCCTTACTATTTGCTTCTCCTCTTGAGGGTTTGGTATCTCTCGCTGATCTTCTCTTAATTGGGTATATGGGCGGAATGAGACTGCTGCCGGAGGAATCCGACGAGACGATGGTGCGAACACCGGCGGCAGCAACCGACTTGATTTCCGATGACGACCGGTCAGTTGCGGCGGACTCGTGGTCGATAAAGAGCGAATACGGAAGTACGCTTGACGATGAACAGCGTAATGCTGATGCCACTGAACCTCTTGCCGCTGTCAATTATCGTGCCGCCTCTAATTACAGGTTTTTCCTTTATATCTTTATTTTTCGCTCGATAGTAATTTTAATCTTTAATTTTGGTTTATGGAAATGTGTGTATAGATAAGTAATTTAGCCGGAACTTCATCGAGTAGAGCCTGTTGAAGTTAGCTGAatttaagagcccgtttggattggcttaaaaagTGAATTTTCATGATAAAAAACTTTTTAAGCCAAAAAGCAATAAGTTGGGTTGCCCAACTTATTgcttttggcttgttttaagtaatttttaacttattttaaaCACTTTTAACTTTGACAAATGCGGGAAAAAGCTAAAAAAGCTTAAAAGTTGATTTGACCAACttaaaagccaatccaaacaccctctaagTAACTTCTTAAGCGCAAAATACTGAAAAAAGCCTTTTAAGTGCTAGAGTTGGTTTTATAAATAAGTAGTTTGGATAGAAGTGCTGAAGCTGAAATTAAGTTGTTGCTGGTTTGGTAAAAATACCTACCTCTATTAAAATTACTAAAATATCCTTAAAGCTGGTAACTTTACAAAAGAGATGATTATTACACGATTATTAACTTTAACTGAATTTAATACAAATTAATTTGTGTCTCAATCCACTTTCGATACTAAATTGATTAGATAAATCTTAGATTCGTTTATGTTTTAATTTCGTTATCAAATTATGTTTTAGCATGAAGGACCATAGTTAAGAATGTTATTCTACTCTGAAATGTAATTAGTTTTAAGAATACTTAGAGCAACGAGACTCATGTAGCAGACGCAGAGTTTCCCCTTTCCTTACCAGTAGTATTAATAGCACTATTGTATTTTTTCATATTCTTAGAGCTTTATGTATACCCTGTTGTTTCATTCGCGTCAGCattcatattttcttgttgttACTGTATGGTgctacttcttttttttttcctcttctgctttttcttttttctcttttcttcttcttctttcttcttctttttcctttctcttcttcactttttcttgagtcgagggtctatcggGAATAACCTCTCTACCTTTACCAGGTAGGGGTAATGTCTGCGTacacacactaccctccccagatcccacttgtgggattagactgggtttgttgttgttgctctcTCGTTTCCCATTTGGTTTTCATCTTTAATAAAAATAGTTATTCTCAAATATTGTCATTTTAGacaatcaaaaaaaaattaattatttttttcaactTTAGGGTAGATTCGTCAAATTACTTTTCTTattaatctatactatattaaaagcacgaaggcccttagtgaaatgtcgttcgccttttttcccctttaaaaatagagtttACGTTGGACAAGATTgtaatttaataatttatttctaatatttaggattttgaaATCAAATAAATTAATTCGTATtaaacttttccttatttgatctATATAGAACTCCTAATATTTTGGGAttcaaaatcaaatataattaagACAATGGTTCTTATATTTGGTAAATTTTTGTGCTTTTCTCAACCCTTTTTCCTTGAAATTAAACatgattttatttttcaaaaattttcgtTCCTACTTAATACTAGAAGAATCATAATTTCAATCATATTTGATTAAAATCTCATTCCTACTTAATGCTAGAAGAATTATAATTTCAATCTTAATTAATAGAAGTTTCGTTCCTACTTATTGCTAGAAGAATTATAGTTTTTATCTTATTTGGTAAGAACAACCACATACAGGTTTTCCTTGTATTAAAATTTTAAGCTATTTGGTAAACACAACCACATATAGGTTTTCATTGTAATGCAATTAGCCATAACTTTTAATTCAAATATATGCGGCATGTGAATATCAACAAAAGACGAGGTTGAGTTGCAAGTTGCCAGTACATTCGAACTTTCAGTAGGTCGCATTAATAAcaataattttcataaaatattcCTACAAAAATCCTCATACAATCACATCACAGTAGGATGATAACTAATGATTGAGGAGTTCTATTTTAcaatttcttcttttattgaGTTAGTGATATATAGTAATATTCACCATCCTCAAAATGTACGCTTTTCATTTTATAACTCAAAGAAAGACTAAAGTTACTCATAGAGATAGGTTACATGCGCAACGCGCGTATTCTAAGACTAGTATTTTCTAAAGGGCGTTAAAAATCTTATCCTGGCAAGTAGATGAGAATAGAGGGCTAATAGTGTGTATGGCTAATAGTGTGTATTTAACTGGTTTTAGCAGGTTGATTACCATCTTTGCAGGTAACAACTCCTTGTTTACTGTAGTAATTGGCAACATAATCTGATTGTGTAAACTTCTATACAGTATAGGTGTATAAAAATTAAACCATATCTCTTTGTATTGAGCCAAACAATTTTATTTTGGAGCTACTTAATGCTGGAAATGATGGTTAACAATGCTATTGAGGCCGCATTATAAGGTTAATCTTGAATGAAGTGATAGCTAAAGCTGCATattatttaagttatatatagtGACAGTGTAATACGTGTATTTTACGGGTTGTAGTAGGTTACTTATCATCATCTTTTGCAGGTAACAAACCCTTGTTTACCGTAGTAACTGACATTTCAAACGATTGTTGTGTAAAAACTAAACCATTTTGTTTTGCACTAAGCCAGAcaaattaatataaaaaaaattttgtgtgggggggggggggtattagTGCTGGAATGATGGTGAATAATTCTGTTGGCGCCGCATTATAAGGTTAATTATGAATAAagtggtggctgaaactgcaagTTTTCAAATGCTTGCCGTGTATTGCAAACAGTTGTACGAAGAGATCATTGATTAGAAACATCTTCTAAAATATTTTGCCTAGTGATATTGCACTTGTGATTAATTCTCCAGCTGTAAATTTCAACTGCTAAAGCTTTAAGAAACAAATATCTGATTTTTCATCTTTGTGTACGACCAGTTCTGACAAGGAGGAGCAAGATGCTGAAGGAGTTTCTTCAATGCTTGGTTTCCAGAGCTACTGGGATTCTGCATATGCTGATGAATTGGCAAATTTTCGTGAGCATGGTCACGCTGGTGAAATTTGGTAAGCATTAGCAGGACAAAACATAGCAACTTTTTCTGTTTTATCCATCCACTTAAGATgtcattcttttacttttctgTCACcatatttgtagtttcaaagctTTCAATTTGTGCGTTGCTGTATTTAAACCCAATGAAGAGCTTATGAGCATAGCAATAATAGGTGGGTGAGAGCAATAATAGGCTTTACCTATCCACGGTTCCCGGTTCCTGAAAAAGAAGATTTAAAGGAAAACTTAATCTACCTTTACATTTGATGAAGGTCCTTTGATCGGTCATCTAAATTAACAGATCTGATTATATTATACAACGTCACTTATCAAATTTTCTGCTGCTCATGTTTTGTTGCAGCTGATTAAACAATGTCCTTTGGTGGAAGTTCCTCTAGTAATCTAGTAAATTGAACTGGTTTTGTGTATCGTGTTCCCCTCTTTCTTTACCTGCTAATTGCCTTATGCATGGAAACAGCTAATACTAACCCAGTGTAACTAACATACTGTAGTTGTGTTCTGCGTTCCCTTAGTCACACATTCATATATTACTATAGCTAGATGAAATTTGGGTATTAACGTTGAGACGTGTTATTATGTGTGTGGATTTGTCATGGAAGTGAGAGAGCAAAGGTTATTTCGGTAAACAGATGCATGAACTGAGGCTTCCATGTCCCGCCGACCCTCCAAAAAATAACTACTTTTGAACTAACATATTGCTTATCcggaaaaaaaaactaactactgAGTAGTGAGTTCCCACATGCCTTAAAGCCTAACACTATTTACAAATTTCTCACCAAAGATACTGGTAAAACCGTGCGGAATAAGGTGCATGATCATGTCAGCAAGAAGGTATTCAGATAATGCTCTATCCTCGGATTAAGCCCAATTTGTTGCTCTATCAAAAAGTTGCTGCTTTGGATATTAACGTGGATATGGTTAGAAATGCTTCACTTCTGAGCTTTAAAGATCTTCTATCTTGAACATGTCATAAGGTATTTCTCCCTATTCGTGCTTCCTATTATTTCATCATAGTAAACAAGAGAATGACAAAGTTCTATCTAATACTCAGCATTCTTGTTCTGCCTTTACATATAAAGAAACTTTATGCCACTTAGCTGACTGGTTGGAGGAAATAATCCGGATTCAGCTCTTGGTCATTATCACAGATATTTGGATTTAGCTCAGGATATATTTTTCTAGTAACAGACAATAGAAAGCAATATGGGGCTTTCTTACTGTCTTTACAAAGATTACCATTCCCAGCTCCTAAAAGAAAACCTGAAAGAGAAAGTAGCGATGGGATAGGATTATGGATcattacaacaaccacaacttagcatcagtcccaaacaagttggggtcAGCTATACAAATCCTCACTTCTCCATCTAAGCTCAACTCATGTCATCATCATACCAAATAATAACATTGGATCATTGTGTTCCTTAAAAAATGATAATTCTAAAAAAAGCCGTTCatcaaaaattatattttaatcTATTATTTTCCCGTCTTTTTGTAGGTTTGGTGCTGATGTTATGGAAATTGTTGCGTCCTGGACCAAAGCTCTGTGCAGTAACAATTGTCAAAATCACCTGTCAAATCACGTAGTTGGTGGCAACCCTCAACCTGTTGGGCTAGGTGAGAAGGACTTAGTTGATTGGAGTGTGCTTGATATTGGGACTGGCAACGGTCTGCTTCTTCAAGAGTTTGCTAAATAGGGGTAAAGTTGACTTTCTCCTAGCAATTATCTGTTCACTCTGTCATTCTGTAACTGCTATATGAGCTTTTCTGTCTGAACTATTTAGTGCAATGTCACGTcctgaacctgggcctggacgtaacacggcactcggtgcctgactacatgtgaccgagcgaaccaactggctggctgaatcaacatgtgatatcataacatactgaatgcggaagaaaaactaacacatgctgatatactgaaagtctaaatgatataaatcaaagtgcaaaaatactaatacaattctgaaatatATTTGTAGTCCACATGgcttaatatgaaaagcctgCGACTCTGTCTAattgttactctagtctatgaagcctctattgaaaTATTGAAAACACTGGctatctgtaaatactgaaagacTAAGATAATGATAATGCCCCGGAAGAACCGGGGATCAccaatagctggtacgagaatcctagcgctttgaatcatcaacctgtaaatcattacctgcatcgtgaaATGCatgccccgggcaaaagggacatcaatacatttgaattgcactggtatgtaaagcaactgaaagaaagaattataaatgctgaaactgaaactgagctgataactgagaattgataattgataactgaaatgataactattgaaataGAAACTGAAATGATAAGTGATGACTaataactgataactggtaactgaaatgataactgataactgggctgaacaaaggaagtaaggatatgaatactccctcttctgaatgatgaacaacttgtttatctgaataagctacggcctcaggcccaatatatacgtgcacaagctacggcctcaggccTAAGTATACGTACACATAACTACGGCCTCAtgcccaaaaatgcataaagcataaactacggcctcaggcccaaacatgcataaagcataaactacagcCTTAGGCCCAAgtatgcataaagcatataaactacgacctcaggcccaaatacatgtgttcaacattcaggaatttaaatcagaaactgagaatcatactgctatacatgatagtgaaatactgaattacatgattgagttacatgatactggaaaaCTGGATCATACTaggttacataatactggaatattgaatgggactagactgagacatgtattcttgaattgATTATGAATACTGAAATTTCAACTgtatactgagtaatctatactaagac
This genomic stretch from Nicotiana sylvestris chromosome 9, ASM39365v2, whole genome shotgun sequence harbors:
- the LOC104213473 gene encoding LOW QUALITY PROTEIN: uncharacterized protein (The sequence of the model RefSeq protein was modified relative to this genomic sequence to represent the inferred CDS: substituted 3 bases at 3 genomic stop codons), which produces MGGMRLLPEESDETMVRTPAAATDLISDDDRSVAADSWSIKSEYGSTLDDEQRNADATEPLAAVNYRAASNYSSDKEEQDAEGVSSMLGFQSYWDSAYADELANFREHGHAGEIWFGADVMEIVASWTKALCSNNCQNHLSNHVVGGNPQPVGLGEKDLVDWSVLDIGTGNGLLLQEFAKXGXSXLSPSNYLFTLSFCNCYMSFSV